In Quercus robur chromosome 10, dhQueRobu3.1, whole genome shotgun sequence, a genomic segment contains:
- the LOC126703877 gene encoding uncharacterized protein LOC126703877 produces MAIIDLESDKNKERRFKQDDLHTASSCSFAVHAAKKAKTDGRPIERAILYPILHTRKDGSAVNPVVKAKMDKMKELLDDSSNHLQSSDTSGSIAWSIDDVFAKVMGKECKGPIRGIGFGPSPSGRSSKSALTDIEIHSSQARDNEVAQLKASLATMEDKLASFDEMKERLSQFEEMEQRMARMFQQMQQISSQCNQDVPSAQQSPALQKSSAASYQPSSL; encoded by the exons ATGGCAATAATTGAT TTAGAGTCAGATAAGAATAAGGAGCGTCGTTTTAAACAGGATGACTTACATACTGCTAGTTCTTGTAGCTTTGCTGTGCACGCTGCAAAAAAG GCAAAAACGGATGGACGTCCTATAGAGCGTGCAATATTATATCCAATACTACATACTCGTAAAGATGGATCTGCAGTTAATCCTGTAGTGAAAGCAAAAATG GACAAAATGAAGGAATTGTTGGATGATTCTTCGAATCATTTGCAGTCATCTGACACAAGTGGTAGTATTGCATGGTCAATAGACGATGTGTTTGCCAAAGTGATGGGTAAGGAGTGCAAAGGTCCTATTCGTGGGATAGGATTTGGTCCAAGTCCAAGTGGTCGAAGTAGCAAGAGTGCTCTCACAGACATTGAAATACACTCAAGTCAAGCAAGGGACAATGAAGTTGCACAACTGAAGGCTTCCTTGGCTACTATGGAGGATAAACTTGCAAGTTTTGACGAAATGAAGGAAAGACTTAGTCAATTCGAAGAAATGGAGCAAAGAATGGCTCGCATGTTTCAACAAATGCAACAAATTTCTTCCCAATGCAATCAG GATGTTCCTTCGGCTCAACAATCTCCAGCTCTCCAAAAATCGTCAGCTGCATCCTATCAACCAAGCAGCTTATAA